ATGCTGTCGAACGTCGTACCGCTGCGGCTCCGGGTCGACGCGGACGCGACGCCGGCCGGGCTGTTGGCGTCGGTGGTCGCCGAGACGCGGCAGGGGCTTCGGCACCAGCGGACGCGGTACGAGGACGTCTGCCGCGACCTCGGTCTGGCGGAGACCGAGCAGCGGATCACGGCGCCGCTGGTCAACATCATGGCGTTCACGCCCGGGATGCGCTTTTGCGGTTTCCCGACCACGCAGCACAACTTGAGCAACGGGCCGGTGGAAGACCTGGCGGTCGGCGTCTACGACCTCGGGCCGGAGGGCGGACTGCGCGTCGACTTCGACGCGGCGCCGGAGGTGTGTGACATCGCGGCGGTGGCGAGCCACCAGGACCGGTTCGTCACGTTCGCGGAGCAGGTGCTCGATCACTTCGAACTCCCGCTGTCAGAGATCGAGTTGATGGGGGAGGGCGAGCGGCGGCAGGTGCTGGAGGAGTGGACGGGCATTCGCCGGGAGATCGGGGAGCGGACGCTGACGGACCGCTTCGAGGAGCAGGCCCGGCTCCGCCCCGGAGCACGGGCGGTGGTCTTCGAAGGGCGGGAACTGTCCTACGGGGAGCTGAACGAACACGCCAACCGGCTCGCCCGGCACCTCACCGAAGCAGGACTGGGCCGCGGTGACCTCGCCGGGATCCTGCTCGACCGCGGCATCGACTTCGCCATCGCCCTCCTCGCCGTCACGAAGACCGGCGCCGGCTACGCACTCCTTGACCCCGAGTTCCCCGACCGGCGCCTGACCGCCACGGCCCGGGACGCCTCGCTCGCCCTCCTGGTCACCGACACCACCCACCAAGGCCGGATCGCCGGCGTCCGGCCGACCGTCCTGCTCGACGCGGAACACGAACTGATCGCGGGCCGCGACCCGGCCGACCTCGGCACCGAACTCTCCGCGGACGACGTGGCCTGCGTGATGTTCACCTCCGGATCCACCGGCAAACCCAAGGGCATCCTCTCCTCACACCGCAACCTGGTCTCCACCCTCACCGCCCAGACCTACGCCACCTTCGGCCCCGACGAAACCTTCCTCCAATGCTCACCCGTCTCCTGGGACGCCTTCAGCCTCGAATTCTGGGGAGCCCTCCTCCACGGCGGAACCACCGTCCTCCAACCAGGACAACGCCCCGAACCCGCCCTCATCGCAGCACTCACCCCCCAGCACGCCGTCACCATGCTCCAACTCTCCTCCAGCCTCTTCAACTACCTCACCGACGAACACCCCGACACCTTCACCACCACCCGCACCGTCTACACCGGAGGCGAACCCGCCTCCCCCACCCACATCCACCGCCTCCACCACACCCACCCCCACCTCACCATCACCAACGGCTACGGCCCCGCCGAATCCATGGGCTTCACCACCACCCACACCATCGAACCCTCCGACGAAGTACGCACCACCGTCTCCATCGGCCGCCCCCTCACCAACAAACACGCCTACGTCCTCGACACCCACCTCAAACCCACCCCACCCGGCACCACCGGCGAGCTCTACCTCACCGGCGACGGCCTCGCCCACGGCTACCTCGCCCAACCCACCACCACCGCACACCGCTTGATCCCCAACCCCTACGGACCCCCCGGCACCCGCCTCTACCGCACCGGCGACCAAGCCCACTGGGACACCCAAGGCAACCTCCACTACACCGGCCGCACCGACACCCAAATCAAAATCCGCGGCTTCCGCATCGAACCCACCGAAATCGAAACCGTCCTCACCACCCACCCCCACCTCACCCAAGCCACCCTGGTCCACGACGTCCACCTGACGGCGTACGTCGTCGCCACTCCCGGCTCCGCCCCGAGCCCGGCTGCTCTGCGCGGCTGGCTGCGCGAGCGGTTGCCCGAGCACATGGTGCCCGCGCAGTTCGCCGTCCTCGACAGGCTCCCGCTCACCCCGAACGGCAAGATCGACAAACGCGCCCTTCCTGCCGTCGACGCGCCGCTCAGCACCTCCGGGCGCCAGCCCCGCACGGAGCTGGAAGAGATCGTCCGCACCCTGATCGGCGAGGTGCTCGGCTCCCCCGCCCCGCTGTCCGTCGACGACGGCTTCTTCGAGCACGGCGGCCACTCGCTCCTCGCCGCCCGCCTCACCAACCGCATCTCCACCACCCTCGGCGTCACCCTCAGCCTCCGCGACGTCTTCCAGCACCCCACCGCCGCCACCCTCGCCCGCCGCATCGCGGACTGCTCCGGCCGGCCGGCGCTCACGCCCCTCACCCGGGCCGCGAGCCGCCCGGAGTTCCTGCCGCTGTCCTTCGCCCAGCAGCGCCTGTGGCTGGTCGCCGGGCTCTCCGGGGGCGGGAGCGCGTACAACGTCCCGATGGCCGTCCGGCTGGAAGGGGAGCTGGACGTCGCCGCACTGCGCGCCGCGTTCGGTGACGTCGTGGCCCGTCACGAGCCGCTGCGGACCCGGTTCGCCACCGTGGACGGCACCCCCTGCCAGCTCGTGGCGTCGGCGGCCGAAGCGCCGTGGTTCGAAGTCAGGAGCGTCACCGCCGAGGCCCTCGACGGCGAGCTGCTCTCGGCGGCCGGGCACTGCTTCGACCTGGCCACCGAACTGCCGCTGCGGATCACGCTGTTGCAGTCCGGTCCGTCCCGGTACACGCTGCTGGTCCTGCTCCACCACATCGCCACCGACGGGCAGTCGCTGCGCCCCCTGTTCGCCGATCTGTCGCTGGCCTACGCCGCCCGGCTCACCGGCGCCGCTCCCGACCTCGCCCCGCTGCCCGTCGACTACGCCGACTACGCCCTGTGGCAGCGTGCGGCGCTCGAAGGGCCACCGCTGGAGGAGCAGCTCGGCTACTGGAGGACGGCCCTGGAAGGTCTGCCCGAGGAGCTGGGGCTGATCCACGACCGGCCGCGTCCACCCCTCGCCGGGCAGCGCGGCGGGGTGGTCCGGCTGGACTTCGGCGCCGAGTTGCACAAGCGGGTGCGGGAGCTGGCCCGGGCCGAGCGCTGCACCCCGTTCATGGTGCTCCAGGCCGCGCTGGCCGCGACGTTGACCCGGTTGGGGGCGGGAACCGACATTCCGCTCGGCACGCCCGTCGCCGGGCGGTCCGACGAGGCCCTGTCCGAGCTGGTCGGCTTCTTCGTCAACACGCTCGTCCTGCGCACCGACACCTCCGGGAACCCCGCTTTCCGGGATCTGCTGGGCCGGGTCCGTACCGCCGACCTGGACGCCTTCGCCCATCAGGACGCCCCGTTCGACCTGGTGCTGGAGGCGGTGAACCCGGCCCGCTCCCTGGCCCGGCATCCGCTGTTCCAGGTCTGTCTGGCCCTGGAGTCCGGCCCCGCGGCCGGACCGGAGCTGGAGGGCGTGCGGGCCGGCGCCGCGGAGCCGCTGGCGACGGGCGCGGTCAAGTTCGACCTGGAGTTCCTGCTGCAGGCGGACGAGGACGCGGGCCTGACCGGGGCGGTGCTGTACAGCTCGGACCTGTACGAGCACGGCACCGTGGAGCGGATCGTCGCGATGCTGCGGCGCACGCTGGAGCAGGTGCTGGCCGCGCCGGAAATGCCCCTCTCCGACATCGAGTTGATGGGGGAGGCCGAGCGGCGGCAGGTGCTGGAGGAGTGGACGGGCATCCGCCGGGAGATCGGGGAGCGGACGCTGACGGACCGCTTCGAGGAGCAGGCCCGGCTCCGCCCCGGAGCACGGGCGGTGGTCTTCGAAGGGCGGGAACTGTCCTACGGGGAGCTGAACGAACACGCCAACCGGCTCGCCCGGCACCTCACCGAAGCAGGACTGGGCCGCGGTGACCTCGCCGGGATCCTGCTCGACCGCGGCATCGACTTCGCCATCGCCCTCCTCGCCGTCACGAAGACCGGCGCCGGCTACGCACTCCTTGACCCCGAGTTCCCCGACCGGCGCCTGACCGCCACGGCCCGGGACGCCTCGCTCGCCCTCCTGGTCACCGACACCACCCACCAAGGCCGGATCGCCGGCGTCCGGCCGACCGTCCTGCTCGACGCGGAACACGAACTGATCGCGGGCCGCGACCCGGCCGACCTCGGCACCGAACTCTCCGCGGACGACGTGGCCTGCGTGATGTTCACCTCCGGATCCACCGGCAAACCCAAGGGCATCCTCTCCTCACACCGCAACCTGGTCTCCACCCTCACCGCCCAGACCTACGCCACCTTCGGCCCCGACGAAACCTTCCTCCAATGCTCACCCGTCTCCTGGGACGCCTTCAGCCTCGAATTCTGGGGAGCCCTCCTCCACGGCGGAACCACCGTCCTCCAACCAGGACAACGCCCCGAACCCGCCCTCATCGCAGCACTCACCCCCCAGCACGCCGTCACCATGCTCCAACTCTCCTCCAGCCTCTTCAACTACCTCACCGACGAACACCCCGACACCTTCACCACCACCCGCACCGTCTACACCGGAGGCGAACCCGCCTCCCCCACCCACATCCACCGCCTCCACCACACCCACCCCCACCTCACCATCACCAACGGCTACGGCCCCGCCGAATCCATGGGCTTCACCACCACCCACACCATCGAACCCTCCGACGAAGTACGCACCACCGTCTCCATCGGCCGCCCCCTCACCAACAAACACGCCTACGTCCTCGACACCCACCTCAAACCCACCCCACCCGGCACCACCGGCGAGCTCTACCTCACCGGCGACGGCCTCGCCCACGGCTACCTCGCCCAACCCACCACCACCGCACACCGCTTCATCCCCAACCCCTACGGACCCCCCGGCACCCGCCTCTACCGCACCGGCGACCAAGCCCACTGGGACACCCAAGGCAACCTCCACTACACCGGCCGCACCGACACCCAAATCAAAATCCGCGGCTTCCGCATCGAACCCACCGAAATCGAAACCGTCCTCACCACCCACCCCCACCTCACCCAAGCCACCCTGTCGACCCACCTCGACCACCACAACACCCCGCAGCTCAGCGCGTACGTGGTGGCCACGGACCCCGGGCTCGCCCCGCAGGACGTGCGCCTGTGGCTGCGCACCCTGCTGCCGGACCACATGGTCCCGGCGTTCGTCGTCCTGCTCGACCGGCTGCCGCTCACACCCAACGGGAAGATCGACAAGCGTGCCCTGCCCGCCCCGCAGGCGGTGTTGAAGGCCGGCGGCCGCACCCCGCGCACCCCGCTGGAACAGCAGGTGCACACGTACTTCACGGACGTGCTGAACACCTCGGCCCCGCTCTCGATCGACGACAGCTTCTTCGACCACGGCGGCCACTCGCTGCTCGCCGCCCGCCTCACCAACCGCATCTCCACCACCCTCGGCGTCACCCTCAGCCTCCGCGACGTCTTCCAGCACCCCACCCCCGCCACCCTCGCCCAGCGCATCGAGACCCTGCGGCAGTCGGCGCCCCGGGCACCCGGGCGGGCCAGGCCGGCGCTGCGCCGCCGCACCACCGACCAGGAACGGAGTTCCTCATGAGCCACGACCAGTACGACGCCACCCCCGCACCCGACGACGTGGTCTGGGACCTGCCGGGCGAGGGCCCCCAGCGCACCTCGCTGCTCGTCCTGCCCCACGCGGGCGGCAACGCCCACGCCTACGCCGAATGGCGCGCGCACCTCCCGGCGGACGTACGGCTGCTCATCGGCCAGTACCCGGGCCGCGGCGCCCGCTTCGCCGAGGACCTGCCCCGCGACATCAGCGACCTGGCCGGCCCCGTCGTCGCCGCCCTGCCCGCCGGGACCACCGACGACCTGGTGGTGCTCGGGCACAGCATGGGCTCGCTGGTGGCGTTCGAGGTCGTACGGGCCCTCCAGGCGTCCGGCCGTACCCCCCGGGCCCTCGTCGCCTCGGCCTGCCGGGCCCCCTACCTGGCCAACCCCTGCGCCGTGTACCCGGAGCGGCTCGACGACGACGAGCTGGTCGCCGCCATCAAGGAGCGCGGCGGCACCGACGACGGCATCCTCGACGAGCCGGAGCTGCGCGAGATCATCCTGCCGTCCATCCGCGCGGACTTCGCCATCGACGACGTCTACCGCTGCGCGGAGTCGGCCGCCCGGGTGGACTGCCCGGTGACGGTGATCGGCGGGGACGCCGACCCGGTCGCGCCGGCCGCCTCGCTCGGCCGCTGGGCGCAGATCACCGACCACGCGTTCGCCTCGTACGTCCTGCCCGGCGGGCACTTCTACTTCCAGCAGCAGCTGCCGGACTTCTTCGCCGTACTGGCCCAGGTGGTCGGCGCGCCCGCCACCGCCGCCGCCTGACACCCGCCCCGCACTTCCCGACTCCGCGCCGTTCTAAGGAACTTCCCATGACCACGTTCGCTGACGCACCCACCACGACCGGCATCGACCCGGTCCGCGAGCCCGGCAAGCCCGTCGTCGTCCACACCCCGGCCGGCGCCGACCTCGCGTCGGCCGTGGCCTGGCTCACCGCCCACCGCGCCGACATCCAGACCGAGTTGCACCGCAGTGGCGCGGTACTCCTGCGGGGACTGCCGGTCGATGACGCGGCGTCCTTCGCCGCGGCCCGTGACGCGCTGATCGAGCGGCGCGCCGGCTACAAGGAGAAGGCCACCCCGCGCACCGACTTCGGCGAGGGCGTCTTCTCCTCCACCGACCTGCCGGCCGTGCAGCCGATCCGGCTGCACAACGAGAACAGCTACACCCTGGACTTCCCGGGCGTGCTCCTCTTCGGCTGCGTGACCGCCCCCGAGGAGGGCGGCGCGACCACCGTC
This Streptomyces sp. NBC_00539 DNA region includes the following protein-coding sequences:
- a CDS encoding amino acid adenylation domain-containing protein; the encoded protein is MSPNASPQGTAHRPAAVRLPLSAAQRDIWMAHGLDPSGCRYNIGEYREILGALDPGLFARCWYRLAREADVLRIRGTGSDEDGGLWQELWTEPGERELQVLDLSGEDDPAAAARAWMRTELARPFDLAAGWLSRHVLIRAGTSVAGEERWFYFHAFHHLAIDGMGVALLDQRLVELYEQASAGEPWGPGPFGTLADVLAEDEAYRASPEGAQDRAHWAAHLADLPPTPRLAEGRTGRPAPGELPFVRRTVVLDPTRADRLKEVARAHRAPWTMLMITLVAAYVHRVGASPELALGLPVTGRRTELARRTPGMLSNVVPLRLRVDADATPAGLLASVVAETRQGLRHQRTRYEDVCRDLGLAETEQRITAPLVNIMAFTPGMRFCGFPTTQHNLSNGPVEDLAVGVYDLGPEGGLRVDFDAAPEVCDIAAVASHQDRFVTFAEQVLDHFELPLSEIELMGEGERRQVLEEWTGIRREIGERTLTDRFEEQARLRPGARAVVFEGRELSYGELNEHANRLARHLTEAGLGRGDLAGILLDRGIDFAIALLAVTKTGAGYALLDPEFPDRRLTATARDASLALLVTDTTHQGRIAGVRPTVLLDAEHELIAGRDPADLGTELSADDVACVMFTSGSTGKPKGILSSHRNLVSTLTAQTYATFGPDETFLQCSPVSWDAFSLEFWGALLHGGTTVLQPGQRPEPALIAALTPQHAVTMLQLSSSLFNYLTDEHPDTFTTTRTVYTGGEPASPTHIHRLHHTHPHLTITNGYGPAESMGFTTTHTIEPSDEVRTTVSIGRPLTNKHAYVLDTHLKPTPPGTTGELYLTGDGLAHGYLAQPTTTAHRLIPNPYGPPGTRLYRTGDQAHWDTQGNLHYTGRTDTQIKIRGFRIEPTEIETVLTTHPHLTQATLVHDVHLTAYVVATPGSAPSPAALRGWLRERLPEHMVPAQFAVLDRLPLTPNGKIDKRALPAVDAPLSTSGRQPRTELEEIVRTLIGEVLGSPAPLSVDDGFFEHGGHSLLAARLTNRISTTLGVTLSLRDVFQHPTAATLARRIADCSGRPALTPLTRAASRPEFLPLSFAQQRLWLVAGLSGGGSAYNVPMAVRLEGELDVAALRAAFGDVVARHEPLRTRFATVDGTPCQLVASAAEAPWFEVRSVTAEALDGELLSAAGHCFDLATELPLRITLLQSGPSRYTLLVLLHHIATDGQSLRPLFADLSLAYAARLTGAAPDLAPLPVDYADYALWQRAALEGPPLEEQLGYWRTALEGLPEELGLIHDRPRPPLAGQRGGVVRLDFGAELHKRVRELARAERCTPFMVLQAALAATLTRLGAGTDIPLGTPVAGRSDEALSELVGFFVNTLVLRTDTSGNPAFRDLLGRVRTADLDAFAHQDAPFDLVLEAVNPARSLARHPLFQVCLALESGPAAGPELEGVRAGAAEPLATGAVKFDLEFLLQADEDAGLTGAVLYSSDLYEHGTVERIVAMLRRTLEQVLAAPEMPLSDIELMGEAERRQVLEEWTGIRREIGERTLTDRFEEQARLRPGARAVVFEGRELSYGELNEHANRLARHLTEAGLGRGDLAGILLDRGIDFAIALLAVTKTGAGYALLDPEFPDRRLTATARDASLALLVTDTTHQGRIAGVRPTVLLDAEHELIAGRDPADLGTELSADDVACVMFTSGSTGKPKGILSSHRNLVSTLTAQTYATFGPDETFLQCSPVSWDAFSLEFWGALLHGGTTVLQPGQRPEPALIAALTPQHAVTMLQLSSSLFNYLTDEHPDTFTTTRTVYTGGEPASPTHIHRLHHTHPHLTITNGYGPAESMGFTTTHTIEPSDEVRTTVSIGRPLTNKHAYVLDTHLKPTPPGTTGELYLTGDGLAHGYLAQPTTTAHRFIPNPYGPPGTRLYRTGDQAHWDTQGNLHYTGRTDTQIKIRGFRIEPTEIETVLTTHPHLTQATLSTHLDHHNTPQLSAYVVATDPGLAPQDVRLWLRTLLPDHMVPAFVVLLDRLPLTPNGKIDKRALPAPQAVLKAGGRTPRTPLEQQVHTYFTDVLNTSAPLSIDDSFFDHGGHSLLAARLTNRISTTLGVTLSLRDVFQHPTPATLAQRIETLRQSAPRAPGRARPALRRRTTDQERSSS
- a CDS encoding thioesterase II family protein, translated to MSHDQYDATPAPDDVVWDLPGEGPQRTSLLVLPHAGGNAHAYAEWRAHLPADVRLLIGQYPGRGARFAEDLPRDISDLAGPVVAALPAGTTDDLVVLGHSMGSLVAFEVVRALQASGRTPRALVASACRAPYLANPCAVYPERLDDDELVAAIKERGGTDDGILDEPELREIILPSIRADFAIDDVYRCAESAARVDCPVTVIGGDADPVAPAASLGRWAQITDHAFASYVLPGGHFYFQQQLPDFFAVLAQVVGAPATAAA